A region of the Myxococcus stipitatus DSM 14675 genome:
TACTACCCGGAGGGCGTGGACGCGTCGCTGGTGGGGCGCGTGAAGACCGAGGGCGTGGTGGTGGCCGGCGGGCTCCACCCGGACCTCAAGGCGCGCTACTTCCGGGTGGGCCACATGAACCGCGTGGGTCCCGCGGACCTGCTGGCCACCGTGGGGGCCGTGGAGCGGGCACTCGCCGCCTCCGGCCACCGCTTCCAGCCCGGTGCGGGCCTCTCCGCCGCCGAGTCCTCCCTCACCTCCCGCTAGCACCCCGCACCTCCTGCGTCCTCTCCTCCCGGGGCCCGCCCCTCGGGAGAAAAGTGTCCGGAATCCAAGGGTTTCGGATGCTGAACGATGCCCTGCCCTCTCTTCGGGGTCGGCTCGAACCCTTCGACAAGGGTGGAAAAATATGAGAGGGTTGCCAACTAGGAAGTGGGGGGAGTCCAGTTATCTCTGAAAAACGCGAAGAGGGCTGGATGAGTCCCCTGGGCCGATGCAGCGCGAGTCCCCTCGGGGAGACGACCATGTACGTGAGCACGGAAGTCAGCGGCGGTGGCGCGGCGTGGGAGCTGGAGCAGCGGCGGCTGGCGGCGACGGACGACGACCAGGCGCGGGGCATGTTCTTCCAGGGCGCGCTGCACGTCATCGCGTGCCTGGGAGGCGAGGGTGCCGTGGCGCGGTGCAAGGGCGTGGCGGGGGTGTGGGAGATCAACCCCTTCCACCTGTACCCGGTGTCGCGCTACCTGCGGATGGTGTCCACGGCGGCGCGGCTGCTGGGGCCGGGCTCGCGGGGCTTCGACGAGGTGCTCCTTCGCATGGGGGCCCAGGCGTCGGTGGACTTCCTGTCCTCGCTGTTCGGCCGGGAGCTGCTGGCGGAGACCATGGGCAGTCCTCGGACGCTGGTGGAGGCGATGGGGGACGCGTACCGCATGGCGGTGAGCTACGGCGAGCGCTACCCGCAGTGGACGGGGGAGCGCAGCGTGCGCTTCGTGATGCGGCGCGACTTCATGCCGGCCGTCTACCACGTGGGGGTGCTGCGGGGCGCGCTGGAGTCGGTGGGCGCGCGGGACGTGCGGGTGCGAGGCCGGCAGGTGGCGTTATTGGAGAGCGAGTACGAGATGTCCTGGCGGTAGCGGACGCGGCGGGAGGGAGGGCCCGCCGCGGCTGTCGAGCACCTGTCAGCCCGGGTTGTTCACGGCGAGGTCGGGCACGTCCTGGAGCCCGTTGCCGCCGCCCAGGCTCACGGTGGAGGAGACGAAGGGCGCGGGCACGGCCTGCTGCGCGTCGAAGGCGGGCGTCGTGTCCACCAGCGAGTCGATGAGGGCCTTGAGCACCACGAAGTGCTGCGCCTGGACGCCTTCGATGGAGGCGAGGCCGAAGCGGGTGCTCGGGGTGTTGAGCCCCTTCACGACGCGGTTGTAGCCGAAGGCGGCGCGGCGCTCCTCGTTGGCGGCCAGCTTGAGGGCGTTGCCGACGGAGGGCTTGAACTGGGGCGGCGGGAGGAAGGGCGCCTGGTCCGGGCGCACGGGCGTGGCGCCCAGGTTCGTCAGCATCTCCGACAGCAGGACCGCATGGGCTTCATGGTCCTCCAGGAACGCCTGGGCGACGGCGAGCGCGAGCCCCGCCAGGTCCCGCTGCGGCTGTGGCAGGGACGGGTCTTCATGGGCGGCGGTGAGCAGGGTGATGCCCTGGTGGTAGCCGTCGATGAGCGAGTACTCGAGCGCCAGCAGCGTGTTGAGGGCGCTGGCCTCGCGGGCCCGGTCGATGCCGCTGCCATGGGGAAGCGGCGACTCCTCGCGGTTCGCGCAGCCGGAGAGCGCGGCCGTGGTGGCGACCGCGGCGAGCCCCTGGATGAACTGGCGGCGCTCCAGCCGCTCATCGGACGGGAGTGGGGTGGTCATGGGTGCGGTCTCCATCACTTCGTCACGTCGTAGAAAGGCAGGAGGGTTTCGTCGTCGAGCCCGGGCGCGCCATCGACGGTGAGCGCGAAGCTGGTGGGCACGAACTGGGCGGCCATGGACGCGAGCGCGTCCGCGGGTTGGTTGAGGGTGGACGCGGCGGGCGTGACGAAGCCTCGGGCGGCCAGGTGGAGGACGACGAAGTGCTGCGCCTCCACCGCGCCGATGGCGGCGGCGAGGTCCGCGTTGTCCGCCGCGTTGAGGTTCTTCTGCGCGTCGGTGTAGCCGATGGCGGCGGCCTTCTCCGCGTTGGTGGCCAGGTCGAGGACGTTCTGGATGCTGGGGACGAAGTCCGCGGGGACCTGCGCCTCGCCGTCGCCCACGTCGTCGGCGCCGCCCTGCCGGGTGATGAACTGGGACAGCTTCGCGGCGTGGTCCGCGTGCTGCGCCATGAAGTGGCGGGCAATGGCCGTGATGATGCCCCGGAAGCGCAGCAGCGGGTCGGTGCTGGCGGCGGTGTCGAGCACGGCGAGGCCCGCCTGGTATGTCTTGAGGGCGTTGCGTTCGGCGATGAGCAACGACTTGAGCGCGTCCACGTCCGTCGGTGCGAAGCGAGCGTGCGCCGGTGAGCCGTGTGTGAGCAGGCCCGCCGTCAGCCCCAGGCCCGCGACGGCCCGCAGCGCGGCCCGGCGAGAGGAGAGTCCTTCCGTCATGAATCCATCCGAAGAGGCGGTCGAGAAGAGTGCGCCGGGTGCCCCCTGAAACCCGGCTGCGGCGGACTACGACGAACGGCTCCGCGCGGATTTTCGCGCGCGCGAGGGATTTCCCCGGACGACACGTGCGCGACACCTGGCCGCGCGCCACCCGTGCTCCAGGGCGGTGCCGCGTTCGTCCGTGGGCCGTGTCAACGGATTGGAGTCGGTGACAGCAAATGGAAGCGGCGGGAGCGCGCGCTGGCGAGGCAAGTGGCCAGTGCTCAACATCGCGGCGCCCAGGGGAGGGGGGCGGTCATCGCGGTGAGGGGCTCGCGGTAGGCTGAGCGGGCCGTGGGCGCGAGAGCGAGGTGCGTGCGTGACTGGGCCGCTGCTGGTGGTGGATGACGACGCGGACCTGCGCGAGGCCCTGGAGGAAGTGCTGCGCGACGCGGGCTACGAGGTGGTGGGGGCCAGCAATGGCAAGCACGCGCTCGACGTGCTGGGCGCTTCACGCGAGCTGCCCGGGTTGGTGCTGCTGGACATGATGATGCCGGTGATGGACGGCGCGGGCTTCGCGCGCGCCATGCGCCAGGTGCCCGCGTGGCGCGACATCCCGCTGCTCGTCTTCTCCGCGTCCGCCAACGCGCGCCAGGTGGCCGAGGAGATTGGCGCGTGTGGACATCTGCGCAAACCCGTGGACGTGGACACGCTGCTGGAGGCCATCCGTAAACACCAGGCGGCGTGAGCACGCACCCGCACTGCCGGGTCTCCAACATGCACGCGGTGGGCGGGCAGGCGGGCGCAATGGATGTTTGACGCCCCGCGATGCGGACTGGTAAGTGCCCACTTAACACGCACGTCTTCGACGGAGGTAGGATGCACGCCAACGCGCTCACGCTGCTGCTGGTGCAGCTCATCGTCATCATCGGCGTGTCTCGGCTGATAGGGCGTGGG
Encoded here:
- a CDS encoding TIGR02265 family protein → MYVSTEVSGGGAAWELEQRRLAATDDDQARGMFFQGALHVIACLGGEGAVARCKGVAGVWEINPFHLYPVSRYLRMVSTAARLLGPGSRGFDEVLLRMGAQASVDFLSSLFGRELLAETMGSPRTLVEAMGDAYRMAVSYGERYPQWTGERSVRFVMRRDFMPAVYHVGVLRGALESVGARDVRVRGRQVALLESEYEMSWR
- a CDS encoding ferritin-like domain-containing protein; translated protein: MTTPLPSDERLERRQFIQGLAAVATTAALSGCANREESPLPHGSGIDRAREASALNTLLALEYSLIDGYHQGITLLTAAHEDPSLPQPQRDLAGLALAVAQAFLEDHEAHAVLLSEMLTNLGATPVRPDQAPFLPPPQFKPSVGNALKLAANEERRAAFGYNRVVKGLNTPSTRFGLASIEGVQAQHFVVLKALIDSLVDTTPAFDAQQAVPAPFVSSTVSLGGGNGLQDVPDLAVNNPG
- a CDS encoding ferritin-like domain-containing protein yields the protein MTEGLSSRRAALRAVAGLGLTAGLLTHGSPAHARFAPTDVDALKSLLIAERNALKTYQAGLAVLDTAASTDPLLRFRGIITAIARHFMAQHADHAAKLSQFITRQGGADDVGDGEAQVPADFVPSIQNVLDLATNAEKAAAIGYTDAQKNLNAADNADLAAAIGAVEAQHFVVLHLAARGFVTPAASTLNQPADALASMAAQFVPTSFALTVDGAPGLDDETLLPFYDVTK
- a CDS encoding response regulator; the protein is MTGPLLVVDDDADLREALEEVLRDAGYEVVGASNGKHALDVLGASRELPGLVLLDMMMPVMDGAGFARAMRQVPAWRDIPLLVFSASANARQVAEEIGACGHLRKPVDVDTLLEAIRKHQAA